A window from Musa acuminata AAA Group cultivar baxijiao chromosome BXJ3-10, Cavendish_Baxijiao_AAA, whole genome shotgun sequence encodes these proteins:
- the LOC135650905 gene encoding WPP domain-interacting protein 1-like, with amino-acid sequence MAPFGETEVELRGDLAEEPSRIDSPIETGGADRVPEERGSVSPAEAVNFSPGGGKSNGDLVGGEFSVDSPLNPSGSPSSVAASAKGYGLKKWRRIRRDTSKDVTGNADRSSKSSTAASAPRLQHEVIGFLRDRSRARNIGGKGPGHDVQKRGQWAKRGKTDAGKKIREDQVKNETENFYSSIESDLMSSNTAFLHMDSMASNGKQSEKSVNYDGGDAQPSEEVRSCFYKDNGGVGALLREDLETNQSGEKNYNKFENIHLGSDLDPFLESIVSLQATKEALENEIRNFGEIGKVMIFDDANCQYEETEGISSPAVEANFVDLNRKIEQLECKLGEALTSVKTKESKVLELKAILSRTGWPNKDIDSTNISSLQEKCKEMEIELENLLVKKIEVEIEYLVLTITTQSWKVVAEDHIASLEQQRTLSGDKPKATHKVKYAENETVIFRGVTEELEKDLSETKEVLRLQGRVFKYSVCCFVQMVILCIAFELFLLHLLPSSSGVTPT; translated from the exons ATGGCTCCTTTCGGTGAAACTGAGGTGGAGCTCCGTGGAGACTTGGCTGAAGAACCTTCTCGGATCGATTCTCCAATTGAGACAGGAGGTGCAGATCGAGTTCCGGAAGAGAGAGGGAGTGTCTCTCCTGCTGAAGCTGTTAACTTTTCTCCTGGGGGTGGGAAAAGTAATGGGGATTTAGTTGGAGGAGAGTTTTCGGTTGATTCGCCTTTGAATCCGAGTGGATCTCCTTCGAGCGTGGCGGCCTCTGCGAAGGGTTATGGATTGAAGAAGTGGAGGAGAATTAGGAGAGACACGAGTAAAGATGTAACTGGCAATGCTGATCGTAGTAGTAAGTCATCGACGGCTGCAAGTGCACCAAGGCTGCAGCATGAAGTGATTGGTTTTTTGAGGGACAGAAGCAGGGCAAGAAACATTGGTGGAAAAGGACCGGGGCATGATGTACAAAAAAGAGGTCAATGGGCAAAACGAGGCAAAACCGATGCTGGTAAGAAGATTCGAGAAGACCAAGTTAAAAACGAGACCGAGAACTTCTATTCAAGCATCGAATCTGACTTGATGAGTTCGAACACTGCTTTTCTACATATGGACAGCATGGCTAGTAATGGGAAGCAAAGTGAGAAATCTGTAAATTATGATGGCGGCGATGCTCAGCCAAGTGAGGAAGTAAGATCATGTTTCTACAAGGACAATGGGGGAGTTGGAGCTTTGTTGAGGGAAGATCTAGAAACCAATCAGTCAGGAGAGAAGAATTATAATAAATTTGAGAATATTCATCTAGGGTCAGATCTTGATCCCTTTTTAGAGTCAATTGTTTCTCTGCAAGCAACAAAAGAAGCATTAGAAAATG AAATCCGTAACTTTGGGGAAATTGGGAAAGTCATGATATTTGATGATGCAAATTGCCAGTATGAAGAAACAGAAGGAATTAGTTCCCCAGCTGTTGAAGCCAATTTTGTTGACCTAAATCGGAAGATAGAGCAGCTGGAATGCAAGTTAGGAGAAGCTTTAACCAGTGTCAAAACCAAGGAATCGAAGGTACTTGAGCTTAAAGCAATTCTTAGCAGGACAGGGTGGCCAAACAAGGACATAGATAGCACCAACATATCAAGCCTCCAAGAGAAGTGCAAGGAGATGGAGATCGAGTTGGAGAACTTGCTTGTAAAGAAGATAGAGGTGGAAATTGAATATTTGGTCCTTACAATAACTACTCAAAGTTGGAAAGTCGTAGCAGAAGATCACATTGCTTCTTTAGAGCAGCAGAGAACTTTATCTGGGGATAAGCCAAAGGCTACGCATAAAGTGAAGTATGCTGAAAACGAGACTGTCATTTTCAGGGGAGTAACTGAGGAACTAGAGAAGGATCTGTCAGAGACCAAAGAGGTTTTGAGGTTGCAGGGTAGAGTAtttaagtactctgtttgctgttTTGTCCAGATGGTGATCTTGTGTATTGCCTTTGAGTTGTTTCTCTTGCACCTATTGCCCTCATCTAGTGGGGTCACACCCACGTAA
- the LOC135581406 gene encoding uncharacterized protein LOC135581406 isoform X2 codes for MFLPSSSTENRDYVFASRTKGLETSWPFAQHFLRLCFKHGVKGLLPPFEPPNLLRVQCRRKEVEQILAHIVDPQEEKQSCDRKTRTCQEISKDDLAHCDAGVRLIRTHEQVETSSYDIGNQESKTPATDIENKCRLIVKLGVISGSSRTEDTISDSSTVSDPMASKVCPVCRTFSSTSNTTLNAHIDQCLSMESNTKWMSSKLSKPTEKPRKKRLMVDIYATAPRCTLEDLDKRNGTNWANEMAFATAPTVEVDMETKKPKLSPTESTAYVEGSVSVNSVGAKLKILSKFNDMPKLKEGPKFQKHEEVIEPTKMFLVSKKKHLNAKFSRKMKVKAQRNKLSSRTLLKAQIQTAHEGYCNAKTHHENEESLNPGNLNKSSSSLRQLMCSRRSDLPKNLFRKNVKHASDNTVPLTRSRLTSEDLVSSPKRVHSAGDGFEDSEKLSIPTFKWSSESTVKNGILLRKPKSSGNSVASSGIKIKEIDLSIQHQSDNSSRRTNISLEICHRPLIKDPIKLILKKKDSAGRTSSTSEVRKGDLKEKLFSFDKFRKHRSVSRSGKSGVEFQATTYGIDIPRTSNDALGSCEFDCSKSVTVSPAGEMMNHACTSRKDVPGAEERDDRSTMEEQKHGDECHGPDVENLNMQVEVFHSGHCVIKSSKEISTANPSPNDIVSSGNLQASFGVRLDPSPLVEQVQYISKREFHEKQLVERSERQEESCDGVSREEIDGQNIQIADEMEERGEKVSCAIEPKEYTVDTMSIQESSGCLTNGDVGPRIPERSTSVTSVRTIVDDAMNLASDGEPSGSPVSTASTLFIPSSRDSKYTDPENEALGIVVNVEEKLALMERNVEGRNQELKENLSAKEPSQSVNDDPFYSSCRESLSRDSQSLRSNATQHRTTIGKQVPDLFPGPRISSSFSLYQNPRTNTMVSSTSTETLSDSAVKVPSCTGANPILRLMGKNLMVMKNEEFVPPSTVMDHPPDVNLSSHLGFSSANTHMKQQNFPGTVAEHQFPVCLPSTAVAGFSFTPLHAALVPRPNQQTQGKNAYKKFNSSATPCMMNEVIMIDDSPETDKQPSLSSPTSTLPFDASSLNPLSQRSFSCLSSQDHIEDPPSGMRPLLPNLYTGVDASLIKRYSTAEGHFMFQSPGTAYMRPSICYSQTLH; via the exons ATGTTCCTCCCATCTTCCAGCACCGAGAACAG AGATTATGTTTTTGCATCGAGGACCAAAGGCCTAGAGACAAGTTGGCCATTTGCACAGCATTTCTTGCGGCTCTGCTTCAAGCATGGTGTCAAAGGTCTATTGCCACCTTTCGAGCCTCCAAATTTGTTGAGAGTTCAGTGTCGCAGAAAGGAAGTAGAACAGATCCTAGCGCATATTGTTGATCCTCAAGAGGAGAAACAATCTTGTGATAGAAAAACAAGAACCTGTCAGGAAATTAGCAAAGATGATCTGGCTCATTGTGATGCAGGAGTTCGATTGATAAGGACCCATGAGCAAGTTGAAACTTCTTCTTATGACATCGGTAATCAAGAATCTAAAACACCAGCTACGGATATAGAAAATAAGTGCAGGTTGATAGTAAAATTAGGTGTCATCTCTGGGAGCAGTCGAACAGAGGACACAATTTCTGACTCTAGCACAGTTTCAGATCCTATGGCTTCAAAGGTTTGTCCGGTTTGTAGAACATTTTCTTCCACTTCAAATACAACTTTGAACGCTCACATAGATCAGTGCCTCTCgatggagtccaacaccaagtggATGTCAAGCAAACTCTCAAAACCAACAGAAAAACCAAGGAAGAAGAGACTGATGGTGGATATTTATGCTACTGCTCCTCGTTGCACTCTTGAAGATCTCGATAAGAGGAATGGTACAAACTGGGCCAACGAAATGGCATTTGCCACTGCACCAACTGTTGAAGTTGATATGGAGACAAAGAAACCAAAATTGTCACCAACAGAGTCTACAGCTTATGTTGAAGGATCAGTATCTGTTAATTCAGTTGGCGCAAAACTCAAAATTCTATCCAAATTCAATGACATGCCAAAGTTGAAGGAAGGACCGAAGTTTCAGAAGCATGAAGAAGTCATTGAGCCAACAAAAATGTTTTTGGTCAGCAAGAAGAAGCATTTGAATGCAAAGTTTTCAAGGAAGATGAAAGTGAAGGCACAGAGAAACAAATTGAGCTCACGTACTCTGTTGAAAGCACAG ATTCAAACTGCACATGAAGGATATTGTAATGCTAAAACTCATCATGAGAATGAAGAATCACTAAACCCAGGTAACCTCAACAAGAGCAGTTCATCTTTAAGACAATTGATGTGTTCCAGACGATCAGATCTCCCAAAGAACCTTTTCAGAAAGAATGTCAAGCATGCATCAGATAATACTGTACCTCTCACAAGAAGCAGGCTCACGTCTGAAGACTTGGTCAGTTCTCCAAAGAGAGTGCACTCTGCTGGTGATGGCTTTGAAGACTCTGAAAAGCTATCAATCCCCACTTTCAAATGGTCATCTGAAAGTACTGTGAAAAATGGTATCCTATTGCGAAAACCAAAGTCATCTGGGAATTCTGTGGCTTCTTCAGGAATCAAAATAAAGGAGATTGACCTAAGCATTCAACACCAATCTGATAACTCTTCTCGgaggacgaacatatctttggaaatcTGTCATCGTCCCTTGATAAAAGACCCAATCAAGTTAATTTTGAAGAAGAAAGACTCTGCTGGAAGAACATCCAGCACCTCGGAGGTGAGGAAAGGTGATCTAAAAGAGAAATTATTTTCCTTTGACAAGTTCCGCAAGCATCGATCGGTTTCCAGGAGTGGCAAGAGTGGAGTAGAATTCCAGGCAACTACCTATGGTATTGATATTCCAAGAACAAGTAACGATGCACTAGGATCTTGTGAATTTGATTGCTCAAAGAGTGTAACAGTATCTCCAGCAGGAGAGATGATGAATCATGCATGTACAAGCAGGAAAGATGTCCCAGGAGCTGAAGAAAGAGATGACAGGAGCACAATGGAGGAGCAGAAGCATGGTGATGAATGCCATGGTCCTGATGTCGAGAACTTAAACATGCAAGTAGAGGTCTTTCACTCTGGACATTGTGTCATCAAGTCATCTAAGGAAATATCTACGGCTAATCCTTCTCCTAATGATATCGTGAGTTCAGGAAACCTGCAAGCATCATTTGGTGTCAGATTAGATCCTTCTCCATTGGTTGAACAAGTTCAGTATATATCTAAAAGGGAATTCCATGAAAAACAATTAGTGGAAAGATCTGAAAGGCAAGAGGAAAGCTGTGATGGTGTGTCCAGAGAAGAGATCGATGGCCAAAATATCCAAATAGCAGATGAAATGGAAGAAAGAGGGGAGAAAGTTTCTTGTGCAATTGAACCCAAGGAATATACTGTTGATACCATGTCCATCCAGGAATCTAGTGGTTGCTTGACTAATGGGGATGTCGGTCCTAGAATCCCCGAAAGGAGCACATCGGTAACCTCGGTTAGAACAATTGTGGATGATGCCATGAATTTGGCTAGTGATGGTGAACCAAGTGGATCACCTGTGTCAACTGCATCAACTCTTTTTATCCCCTCTTCAAGAGATTCCAAATATACTGATCCAGAGAATGAGGCATTGGGAATTGTTGTTAATGTTGAAGAAAAGCTGGCTTTGATGGAAAGAAATGTCGAGGGCAGGAATCAAGAACTCAAGGAAAATCTGTCAGCAAAAGAACCTAGTCAGTCAGTAAATGATGATCCATTCTATAGCTCATGCAGGGAGAGCCTTTCAAGAGATTCTCAATCATTAAGATCAAACGCTACACAGCACAGGACAACCATTGGAAAACAGGTTCCTGACTTGTTTCCCGGGCCAAGAATCTCTTCCTCTTTTAGTTTGTATCAGAATCCGAGAACCAACACTATGGTCAGCTCCACCTCCACCGAAACTTTGTCAGATTCTGCAGTCAAGGTTCCATCTTGCACCGGTGCTAATCCAATCCTTCGGTTGATGGGCAAGAATTTGATGGTGATGAAAAATGAAGAGTTTGTGCCACCTAGTACAGTTATGGATCACCCACCAGATGTAAACTTGTCATCTCATCTTGGATTTAGTTCAGCCAACACTCACATGAAGCAGCAGAATTTTCCCGGAACAGTGGCTGAGCACCAATTTCCCGTATGCCTGCCCAGCACAGCAGTGGCTGGTTTCTCATTCACTCCTCTGCATGCTGCTTTGGTGCCAAGACCAAATCAACAGACCCAGGGAAAGAATGCATACAAAAAGTTCAACTCCTCTGCAACTCCTTGCATGATGAATGAGGTGATAATGATAGATGACTCTCCCGAGACTGACAAGCAACCAAGTCTGAGCAGTCCAACAAGCACTTTGCCTTTTGATGcctcaagtttgaatccattgtcTCAGAGATCATTCTCCTGCCTTTCTTCGCAAGATCACATTGAGGATCCTCCGAGTGGCATGAGACCTTTGTTACCGAACCTGTACACCGGAGTGGATGCTAGTTTGATCAAGAGGTATAGCACTGCAGAAGGCCATTTCATGTTCCAATCTCCTGGAACCGCTTACATGCGCCCATCAATATGTTACTCACAGACCCTCCACTGA
- the LOC135581406 gene encoding uncharacterized protein LOC135581406 isoform X1, producing MLSTKNSPDPSCSSHLPAPRTGESASQTLAFQERKPILEETPTPNFSIRDYVFASRTKGLETSWPFAQHFLRLCFKHGVKGLLPPFEPPNLLRVQCRRKEVEQILAHIVDPQEEKQSCDRKTRTCQEISKDDLAHCDAGVRLIRTHEQVETSSYDIGNQESKTPATDIENKCRLIVKLGVISGSSRTEDTISDSSTVSDPMASKVCPVCRTFSSTSNTTLNAHIDQCLSMESNTKWMSSKLSKPTEKPRKKRLMVDIYATAPRCTLEDLDKRNGTNWANEMAFATAPTVEVDMETKKPKLSPTESTAYVEGSVSVNSVGAKLKILSKFNDMPKLKEGPKFQKHEEVIEPTKMFLVSKKKHLNAKFSRKMKVKAQRNKLSSRTLLKAQIQTAHEGYCNAKTHHENEESLNPGNLNKSSSSLRQLMCSRRSDLPKNLFRKNVKHASDNTVPLTRSRLTSEDLVSSPKRVHSAGDGFEDSEKLSIPTFKWSSESTVKNGILLRKPKSSGNSVASSGIKIKEIDLSIQHQSDNSSRRTNISLEICHRPLIKDPIKLILKKKDSAGRTSSTSEVRKGDLKEKLFSFDKFRKHRSVSRSGKSGVEFQATTYGIDIPRTSNDALGSCEFDCSKSVTVSPAGEMMNHACTSRKDVPGAEERDDRSTMEEQKHGDECHGPDVENLNMQVEVFHSGHCVIKSSKEISTANPSPNDIVSSGNLQASFGVRLDPSPLVEQVQYISKREFHEKQLVERSERQEESCDGVSREEIDGQNIQIADEMEERGEKVSCAIEPKEYTVDTMSIQESSGCLTNGDVGPRIPERSTSVTSVRTIVDDAMNLASDGEPSGSPVSTASTLFIPSSRDSKYTDPENEALGIVVNVEEKLALMERNVEGRNQELKENLSAKEPSQSVNDDPFYSSCRESLSRDSQSLRSNATQHRTTIGKQVPDLFPGPRISSSFSLYQNPRTNTMVSSTSTETLSDSAVKVPSCTGANPILRLMGKNLMVMKNEEFVPPSTVMDHPPDVNLSSHLGFSSANTHMKQQNFPGTVAEHQFPVCLPSTAVAGFSFTPLHAALVPRPNQQTQGKNAYKKFNSSATPCMMNEVIMIDDSPETDKQPSLSSPTSTLPFDASSLNPLSQRSFSCLSSQDHIEDPPSGMRPLLPNLYTGVDASLIKRYSTAEGHFMFQSPGTAYMRPSICYSQTLH from the exons ATGTTATCGACTAAAAATTCACCAGACCCTTCATGTTCCTCCCATCTTCCAGCACCGAGAACAGGTGAGAGTGCTTCTCAAACGCTTGCCTTCCAAGAGAGGAAGCCCATCCTAGAAGAGACACCAACTCCTAATTTCTCTATAAG AGATTATGTTTTTGCATCGAGGACCAAAGGCCTAGAGACAAGTTGGCCATTTGCACAGCATTTCTTGCGGCTCTGCTTCAAGCATGGTGTCAAAGGTCTATTGCCACCTTTCGAGCCTCCAAATTTGTTGAGAGTTCAGTGTCGCAGAAAGGAAGTAGAACAGATCCTAGCGCATATTGTTGATCCTCAAGAGGAGAAACAATCTTGTGATAGAAAAACAAGAACCTGTCAGGAAATTAGCAAAGATGATCTGGCTCATTGTGATGCAGGAGTTCGATTGATAAGGACCCATGAGCAAGTTGAAACTTCTTCTTATGACATCGGTAATCAAGAATCTAAAACACCAGCTACGGATATAGAAAATAAGTGCAGGTTGATAGTAAAATTAGGTGTCATCTCTGGGAGCAGTCGAACAGAGGACACAATTTCTGACTCTAGCACAGTTTCAGATCCTATGGCTTCAAAGGTTTGTCCGGTTTGTAGAACATTTTCTTCCACTTCAAATACAACTTTGAACGCTCACATAGATCAGTGCCTCTCgatggagtccaacaccaagtggATGTCAAGCAAACTCTCAAAACCAACAGAAAAACCAAGGAAGAAGAGACTGATGGTGGATATTTATGCTACTGCTCCTCGTTGCACTCTTGAAGATCTCGATAAGAGGAATGGTACAAACTGGGCCAACGAAATGGCATTTGCCACTGCACCAACTGTTGAAGTTGATATGGAGACAAAGAAACCAAAATTGTCACCAACAGAGTCTACAGCTTATGTTGAAGGATCAGTATCTGTTAATTCAGTTGGCGCAAAACTCAAAATTCTATCCAAATTCAATGACATGCCAAAGTTGAAGGAAGGACCGAAGTTTCAGAAGCATGAAGAAGTCATTGAGCCAACAAAAATGTTTTTGGTCAGCAAGAAGAAGCATTTGAATGCAAAGTTTTCAAGGAAGATGAAAGTGAAGGCACAGAGAAACAAATTGAGCTCACGTACTCTGTTGAAAGCACAG ATTCAAACTGCACATGAAGGATATTGTAATGCTAAAACTCATCATGAGAATGAAGAATCACTAAACCCAGGTAACCTCAACAAGAGCAGTTCATCTTTAAGACAATTGATGTGTTCCAGACGATCAGATCTCCCAAAGAACCTTTTCAGAAAGAATGTCAAGCATGCATCAGATAATACTGTACCTCTCACAAGAAGCAGGCTCACGTCTGAAGACTTGGTCAGTTCTCCAAAGAGAGTGCACTCTGCTGGTGATGGCTTTGAAGACTCTGAAAAGCTATCAATCCCCACTTTCAAATGGTCATCTGAAAGTACTGTGAAAAATGGTATCCTATTGCGAAAACCAAAGTCATCTGGGAATTCTGTGGCTTCTTCAGGAATCAAAATAAAGGAGATTGACCTAAGCATTCAACACCAATCTGATAACTCTTCTCGgaggacgaacatatctttggaaatcTGTCATCGTCCCTTGATAAAAGACCCAATCAAGTTAATTTTGAAGAAGAAAGACTCTGCTGGAAGAACATCCAGCACCTCGGAGGTGAGGAAAGGTGATCTAAAAGAGAAATTATTTTCCTTTGACAAGTTCCGCAAGCATCGATCGGTTTCCAGGAGTGGCAAGAGTGGAGTAGAATTCCAGGCAACTACCTATGGTATTGATATTCCAAGAACAAGTAACGATGCACTAGGATCTTGTGAATTTGATTGCTCAAAGAGTGTAACAGTATCTCCAGCAGGAGAGATGATGAATCATGCATGTACAAGCAGGAAAGATGTCCCAGGAGCTGAAGAAAGAGATGACAGGAGCACAATGGAGGAGCAGAAGCATGGTGATGAATGCCATGGTCCTGATGTCGAGAACTTAAACATGCAAGTAGAGGTCTTTCACTCTGGACATTGTGTCATCAAGTCATCTAAGGAAATATCTACGGCTAATCCTTCTCCTAATGATATCGTGAGTTCAGGAAACCTGCAAGCATCATTTGGTGTCAGATTAGATCCTTCTCCATTGGTTGAACAAGTTCAGTATATATCTAAAAGGGAATTCCATGAAAAACAATTAGTGGAAAGATCTGAAAGGCAAGAGGAAAGCTGTGATGGTGTGTCCAGAGAAGAGATCGATGGCCAAAATATCCAAATAGCAGATGAAATGGAAGAAAGAGGGGAGAAAGTTTCTTGTGCAATTGAACCCAAGGAATATACTGTTGATACCATGTCCATCCAGGAATCTAGTGGTTGCTTGACTAATGGGGATGTCGGTCCTAGAATCCCCGAAAGGAGCACATCGGTAACCTCGGTTAGAACAATTGTGGATGATGCCATGAATTTGGCTAGTGATGGTGAACCAAGTGGATCACCTGTGTCAACTGCATCAACTCTTTTTATCCCCTCTTCAAGAGATTCCAAATATACTGATCCAGAGAATGAGGCATTGGGAATTGTTGTTAATGTTGAAGAAAAGCTGGCTTTGATGGAAAGAAATGTCGAGGGCAGGAATCAAGAACTCAAGGAAAATCTGTCAGCAAAAGAACCTAGTCAGTCAGTAAATGATGATCCATTCTATAGCTCATGCAGGGAGAGCCTTTCAAGAGATTCTCAATCATTAAGATCAAACGCTACACAGCACAGGACAACCATTGGAAAACAGGTTCCTGACTTGTTTCCCGGGCCAAGAATCTCTTCCTCTTTTAGTTTGTATCAGAATCCGAGAACCAACACTATGGTCAGCTCCACCTCCACCGAAACTTTGTCAGATTCTGCAGTCAAGGTTCCATCTTGCACCGGTGCTAATCCAATCCTTCGGTTGATGGGCAAGAATTTGATGGTGATGAAAAATGAAGAGTTTGTGCCACCTAGTACAGTTATGGATCACCCACCAGATGTAAACTTGTCATCTCATCTTGGATTTAGTTCAGCCAACACTCACATGAAGCAGCAGAATTTTCCCGGAACAGTGGCTGAGCACCAATTTCCCGTATGCCTGCCCAGCACAGCAGTGGCTGGTTTCTCATTCACTCCTCTGCATGCTGCTTTGGTGCCAAGACCAAATCAACAGACCCAGGGAAAGAATGCATACAAAAAGTTCAACTCCTCTGCAACTCCTTGCATGATGAATGAGGTGATAATGATAGATGACTCTCCCGAGACTGACAAGCAACCAAGTCTGAGCAGTCCAACAAGCACTTTGCCTTTTGATGcctcaagtttgaatccattgtcTCAGAGATCATTCTCCTGCCTTTCTTCGCAAGATCACATTGAGGATCCTCCGAGTGGCATGAGACCTTTGTTACCGAACCTGTACACCGGAGTGGATGCTAGTTTGATCAAGAGGTATAGCACTGCAGAAGGCCATTTCATGTTCCAATCTCCTGGAACCGCTTACATGCGCCCATCAATATGTTACTCACAGACCCTCCACTGA